The genomic region TTTTACCTTTAAAAGtctctgttattaaaaaaaaaaaaaaaaaagttaaaaaaaaccccccaaaaccctAAAGTATATCACTGGGACTGACTGTATTTTCTATTCAGCAGATGATGGCCCATTCTAAACTTCAAGTGAGTTTTATGTTGACTGATGCAATTGAGAGCTATTAGAAAATTGGGAGAACAGAGGGATTTCAGAATGGACGAGCTGCAAAATACACTCAGCCTGGTGATGTTTAtgcccaaagaaaagaaagcgCAAACAGCTGACAAGGGCTGTCTCCCTCCATCTCCCCGTAACTTGCCCTCCTTCGCTGTCTTTCTCCTCTGTCGACGGACTGGGAAATAACTAATCTTTAAGCACAGAGCCCAGAGATGCTGAACTCCAAGCGAAATGCACTGCAAGACCTGTGCTGAACCAACTGCTTCTCAAAGGCGGCCTTTGGGCTGCTAAAAGGCTGCTTGGGCAATCAGAGCAAAAACGTCCCAACCACAAAGGATCACTGAGATTGGCCGAGAGCAGGCATTGCCTCTTTACTATCTCATTCAACTCATAAGGAAAAGGAGTTTgctaaaaagactttaaaacaaaatgaacaaacaaaaaaggtttCTCTCTCTAGCCAGCAGCAAGCCCTGGCGAGACACCTTGCTAGGCAAAGAGTGAGCTTCATCTTTTTCGAGACTCAACATGTTTTCTGCCCTCACCAGTGTTGTCTGAAGCACTGTCACTCTGCAGTGAGCATGGCTCACAGCAGGTGTTGATGAGTGATCATCCCGGAGCCTGCCTGGAGGGGTATTGAGCAAGCCTGCTCTTCAAGACTGCGCCTCTCTTCATAGCAAATGTAACTGGCCTCCCTTTCAGATGCCACACGTGGTACTAGCAATTACCACAAAATGAAAGAACTGATCAATAAAGTGCTGTTTGCTCTGAAAGTTTCACTAACCAACTCTTGACTGCCGCTCAGCACCTGTGACTTAATTCTTCACAATCCTGTCAAACACCATTGATGGGaccctttaaaaatacattaatatttatcTGAACAGTGGAAACTCTGTACTTCAGAACATGAGCCCCTGCAATAGAATTAAAGTTCCAGTTGTAGAGAAAggttcagatttaaaaaaaaaaatcaggaaaccaGGACCTACCACGTAGTTATGTCAAAAAACATTAGCTTCtttaaatggggggggggggggcaaaagaGATCTTCTAAACAACTGGCAGAGGGAACTTTTTCTGCAGCTAATTCTTGCTTTACTGAACCTCCCTAAAAGCTAAATCCTTCTACAGAATCATTCCACACAAACCAACATCTGGACCAACTCTCAGTTGCCGATGGTGGCTGTCTTTCCTTAGCTTGTCCAGGACATTCTGGTGGGTGTGAAGATGCCATGATTATCTGGATGGTGGAGCCGGGGTGATGCCGAAGCCGCCAGATGCCACGCTCTAAATATTCCCACCCCTTCTGCAGCTCATCTTCCTTGCCATCCCCGCCCCACCTGTGGAGTGGGGCTGCTGGAGCACTGGACCAGGTGGGGTCTCTAACAGGGTTTATGGTTCATCTTCAGGGAACCCTTGGGTGCGCTGACTCCGGGGTGGCGGACATCTGACAAGGTAGCGGGGACCGCCATAGGCGCGGAGAAGCTGGGGCAGCCTTCGCCACGTGGACAGCAACCGCGCCGCCGCGAGTTCCCGAACCTGCCGGTCGAACGCCGCCAGGAGGTCAACTGGGGCAGCTTCACGCAGTACCTTGGGTAGCGGGCCCACCTCGGTGGCCGCCCCTCCAGGGCCCAGGACGCAGTGGAAGAGCGTCCGGCGTCGCAGCAGGCAGTCCCGGAGGAACAGCACTAGCTCCTCCAGGCGCTCGCCCAGGTGCGCCTCGTCCCAGCCTGGTGCCGGAGCCCCCTCGCGCTGCAGCACCGCCAGCAGCGCCGACTTGAGCACGTACGAGGAGAGGATGCGTCCCCACTGCGCGGCGGCCGTCGGGTCCAGCCCGCGGGCGCCCAGGTCTCGCAGAGCTTTAAGCAACTGCAGGCACTTGAGGTAGCAGGCACCCGGAGGGGCCCTTTCCTGCAGCCAGCTCAGCAGCTTCTGCTCCTGGCGCGCTGTGTTCACCCCCCACAGGGCATCGCCACGCAGGCCTCCCGGGAGCTCCGACAGGGGCCCGGCAGGCGAGGGCGGCGGCGGTGGCGCTACCAGGAAGACGCTGTCGCCCAAATGGACGGCAGGGATGAGTCGCACGGCCATGGAAAGGCGGCAGCAGCCGTAATCTGTGCGGCACGGCAAGATGTGTAGGGTGGGCGGCTGCTCCAGACCGCCCGGGGTCAGGCTGACCCGACAACGCCCCTCCAGGCTGTAGCGCACGGTGGCCAGGGAGCGCTGCAGGTGCGCCTGGAACCAACGCAGTACCAGCGTGGCCGAGAGGAGGCGCCGCCCGCGGACATCCACGCAGAAGCCGTCGGAGAAGGGTTTGCAGTCCCGGAGCCAGTGGCCGCCGGAAGTCCCTGGCGGCGCCTTGAGCGCACACACGAAGCATCCGTGGAAGGCAGGGGCCAGCTCGGGCTCCGCGCCCAGGCTCCGCGGCTCCAGCGCCACCAGGGGAGGGAGGCGCAGCGGCACGAGAACGTCGAAGCCGTCGGGCCGGCGGATTTTATGCTGCTCGTAGGCGCTCCCTACCTGGATGAAGTCTCCGCGGAAGGCCAAGGCCAGCGCTCCCCCGGGGATGGGGCCGGGGGACCCTCGGGCACGGCCAGCCCGCACCAGCTCGCCCACGATGCGGCTCACGTGGGCCTTGCTGTGGCCCAGCACGTGCGGCGACAGGCGCACCTCGTGCTCGTAGTAACTCTCCAGCAAGATGTCTAGGCTGGGCTCGGGGAAGTGTTTAGACGAGAAGGCGGAGTGGCCCCCCAGGCGGGGAGGCCCGGGCAGAAAGCGCTGCCGGACAGCGTGGCGACAGCGCAGGAGGATGTAgccaaggaggaggaggaccGCCACCTTGAGCAGCGGGAAGCCGCCGTCCGCGCCGTCGGGGGGCTCGTTTCGGGCGCCCCCGTTTCCCCGCAGGACATGGTAGAGGCACACGAGGGCGGTGCACAGGCCGGTCACCAGGGGCCAGAAGACGCGCAGATTGAGAGTGTAGTGCACCGACATGCCAGGCGCCGGGGGTAGCGGCGGCGGAGCAGCCCAGGGCGCGAGCCCCGCCGGCGCCCCCGGCCCAGCATGCGCGCAGCGCCCGGGCAGCCCCACTGTCCCGGTCTCCTTCGCCTCCGCGGCGGCTCCCCCGTCGCCGGGCCGGGGAAAGCCGCCCTCCAGCTCGGCCTCCTCTCCCAGCTCAAGCGCTCCTTCCAGCAGCGGCCGGCCCCGCCCGCCCCGGCTCCGGGCCGCGCCCTGTGCCGACTGCGCGCGGCGTCCGGCCCGCCGGccctccccgccccgcgccccggcgCGCCGCCCGCGGCCAGCTTCTGGTCCCGCCGCGCTCGCCGCCTACCCGGGGCTGCCCTCCCGGAGCTGCGGGGCGCCCCCCCGGAGGTCCCTCGCCGCTCCCCTCCGCGCCTGTTCCCGTTACTCGGCCCCAGGAGTTTCCTCTTCCGAGGGGAGGCGAGACCGCGCCAGCTAGCGGGGAGGAAATGCCGGAGTCTGGAAGCCGCGCGCCGAGCCGGCGGGCGGGGTCGGCCCCCTCCCGGGCCTCCGCCTTCAAGCGACGCGGGGCGGCGGGAGGGACTTCAGGACGCGCTGGCAACTGGCCTCCCCGGGCCTCCCTCCCCGAAGGCAGACAGGAAGGCTCTGATTGCGGGGCGGTGGCCTTCCAGGGAGCTTTCTGGAGCTGTGTCCACAGAGTTGCACTCAGACGTTGAAAGGAAGGAGGGCTAGAGGGCCAGAGGAGCCCGTCCACCGCCCGCCCTCCCCCCGAAaccgcccccctcaccccagcaAGCCGCGGCGGCGGGGTGTTGGCGGCGTGGCAGGTCCTGGAGCGGAAGCGGCGCCTGCCCGGGTGCCGCCGTCCTCTATTCAAACCGATCCCTACGGAGCACCTACTGGGTGCCCGGCAGACCAGGGGCTGGTCAAACAGCAGTTGGCGAAATCGACCAGGCTAATGATGCCCTTCCTAAAGCTTAACGgcctttaaaaaagaggaaagcaaaaaaaaaaaaaaaaaaagagtcccacAGCAGAAAAATGCTCTGAAAAGGAATAAAACTGTGTGAGGAAGTGACAAGGTGGGGGCTGCCCGGCGGAAGCTGGAGGCTCTCCGTGGGGGTGACGGTGGGTCCCCGAGACCCGGAATTAAGAAGGAGTCCCTCCTGTGATTGGAGGGACAATCACAGCCTTTACACAGGTCACACACACTGGCTCCTCACGTCCTCCTGGGAAAGGGGCCCTATTATTTGCTgcacttttcagatgaggaaactggggcacagACAAGGCTCAGCCCTTGCCCAGGTTCACGCAGCTTTCAGCAGAGCTGGGCTTTGAACATCTGGCTCCGGGGAAGCAGGGTCCTTTGTCAGGGCCTACGCTGGGCCCCCAGTCCAGGAATCCTTGTTTTCTTTCATAACAGGGAGCACTCCCTGGTGTTATCAGCGTTTATTTAATTATCtgaatttgtcatttttaaacaattaacttatttacactCATTGCACCTTCCTTGTTCCCACCACCCGTAAAGGAGAGCAAGGGTAAAGATACTAAAAATGTCAGAACTCAAAAGTCATCGGGAATCAGGACTCAGGGGACGACGGTTCCTGACTTAAGCCTCCCAAGATTACTCCCAGGAAAGCCTCTCAGAGCTAAGCAGAACTGTACTCAGATACCTGTCTCCACCTCCTATTAACATTAACCAAAGTCTATTAAGTCAGGAGTCTTTGAGTGGCAAGTGACAGACATGCAGCTTCAAAAGCATTTATTGTCCCTTTATTGTCAGGTTAATTGAGACATCCTTTAAGATCCTAGAATACTTCAGTATGGCTGGATCTAGGTTTGCTCAAACCACTTCTTAGCTCTGCTTTCTTCTAAGTGGGCTGCACTCTGTGCCAATTGGCCTCGAGAGGCCCCTGGCTGCTCTAACCTGACCTTTTCCTCAATGCAAAGGAAAAGGTTTTAGTTGCTTGAAAGTTGCAGTAAATGTCATGCCTAGGGATACCCCTGAGTCCTATGCTAGAAGTGACCAAGTAAGAgaatgcagtggtaaagaatctgcctgccaaggagatgccagagatgcaggtttgacctcatggacgggaagatcccctggaggagggaatggcaacccactcctgtattcttgcctggaaacttccacggacagaggagcctggcgggctacagtccatgaggttgctagggtcagacaccactgagcgagtGTGCAGATACACAGAAGAGAAGGCAGTGATTAACTTGGACTGGGGTGCTGCCATAGACTGAAATGTGTGTCCTCAGAATTCACATGCTGAAGCCCCCTTTTCCCTGAATTAAGTTCATATTCACGGATTTCAGGGTTAGGATGTGGACAAGTCTTTTGGGGGTCCACCCTCAGTAAATGATGTACTCTATTGccgttttgtgtgtgtgtgtaagtcacttggttgtgtctgactccttgtgaccctatagactgtagcctgccaggctcctcagtccgtgggatttaactggcaagaataactggagtgggttgccatttcttcctccaggggatcttcccacatacagagatggaacccgtgtctccctcaTCCCCTCCGTTGTAGGATATTACCATTACTATCATCTTTTCTGCCTATAATCAGTTTCCATAGCTCATTTCCTCCAGAGAGTTCAAGGTACAGACTTTGGAACTTTGCCCTTGGAAAAATCTACCGTATGTTTTAGATCAAGTacaaattcattttttccttaatttattaCCCAACATACAATGTGCCAGGCAGAGGAGGATGTGCAGTAAAAGAGTAGGGGCTCTCTACTTACAGACTAAAATGCCACATAGTGTGGGTGGATTCAGAAAACTGCCACTGTTTCATCGACTTTTGaccattatttcattaaaaatctttAATGTTTAATATTTGACAAAGGCTGCTcttggatattttttttaatgctcagcGAATATATATACACAGCCCTCCCAACATTTCTGATTCCCCAGAGGTGTGTCCTGTGAAGAAAGAATGTCAGTGACTCACTTCCCAGGGAGGGTCCAGGGAAGGcacctggaggaggggaggagggtgacACCCGATCAGGCTCTGGTGGAGGGAAAGGACAGCAGGTTTGATGGTGTGTCTGGTGTTTCTGCTGCAGACATTTTCATTGCAGAACTAATTGACCTTCAGGCAATGTTGCTGTAAAAGataaaatggtaaaaaataaaaaaggggcattcaaaaggaaataatgaaacatgagaaataaataacaaaatgaaaaagactttATTGCAAAATGCAAATGTATTTGAATGCATTTAAAATGTCTGTCAATTTATGGCAATACTTCACAGATAATTGATTCTATTTTGTAGATTGtacccaaaatcactgcagatgttgactgcagtcatgaaattaaaagacacttgctccttggaagaaaagttatgaccaatatagacagcatattaaaaagcagagacattactttgccaacaaaggtccatctagtcaaagctattgtttttccagtagtcatgtatggatgtgagagttggactataaagaaagctgagcactgaaaaattgacgcttttgaactgtggtgttggagaagactcttgagagttccctggacagcaaggagatcaaaccagtcaatcctaaagggaatcaattcgaatattcattggaaggactgatgctgaagctgaagctccaatactctggccacctgatgtgaaaaactgactcatttgaaaagacctgatgctgggaaagattgaaggcgggaggagaaagcgatgacagaggatgagatggttggatggcatctctgactcaatggacatgagttttagtaaactccgggagttggtgatgggcagggacgcctggcgtgctgcagtccatggggtcacaaagagtcggacacgactgagtgactgaactgagctgaagcacTTGTCCTCCAAGTcttttgtttttagtatattaaaggtttcttttgcttttgtctcATCTGCCTGTTCAGCTttgctttttctctaaaatttcttCTGTCTTTAAGAGAGGCATCAGCTTCCAAATACTAGGATGCATATTTGTACCTGAGATTTGTATTATGTTGGGAAAGTTGTTTGTTCTTGGCAGGTTGTCACATGTTCCCTGATAGATGTTCCAAAGTTCTGTGGAAGGTGTGGATTCAACTCTGTGCCTTCAAATCACCAAAGGATTTGCAGACTGACATGTTATCATGTTCTAGTATAGtatggtagtttagttgctaattcgtgtctgactcttgagaccccagggactgtagcccgccaggcttctctgtccctgggatttcccagacaagattactagagtgggttgccatttctttctccagggatcttcccaacccagggatcgaacctgggtctcctacatatGGCTCACCAACTGAGCCATATAGTATGTGCTCTGACTTACTCTCTTACTTCACACTTACAGTAAATTTTATCACCATATATTCTATCAAGTCCATATACATAGTTGTCATCATCCTCTATTTTAAGACCGCCATGCCTGCTCATCACTGTACAGGTCATCATGAGGGCTGAGATAGATGGGATGGAAGAATGAGAGCCCTATGTCAATGGAGATATGAAACCAAACTGTCAACCAGTTGAAAGCCAACTGTCAAACCCAACTGTCAACCCgttattttatcttttacagCAAAATAGCCTCATGACCAATTAATTTTGCAGTGAAAATGCTTGTGGAAAGGATGTCTATGCAAAGTTGCTTGAGGTATGAGTGCCCAGAGCCCTTTGATAAATACCACGTGCCTCCTGGACTTGACTCTTGCCCTGTGGTTTCTGCAGAGAAGCTCAGAACCAGCCCAGCTATCAATGCCATTTCACATATGGGCAGAGTGAGGCAGCGACAGGATGAGAAAGTCACACCGCTGGCAAGGCTGACTCTGGAGCTGGACTCTGAACCCCTCTGCTTCACTCCCTTTCACATCGTAAAAGGTTTTATAGGCACACGCTTTATGGCACTTCGCTTTACTCTGCCTCATTGatattgtgtggttttttttgttttgttttgtttttaacaaattgaGTGTTTGTGGTCACCCTGTGAGCAAGTTTATCAGCGCCATTTTTCTTCAACAGCATTTTCTCACTTGGTATCTCTGTCACATGTTGGTAATTATCATAATATCTCAAGCTGTATTATTACTATTatgtttgttatggtgatctgtgatctgtTAACTTTGATGTTACTCCTTTGACTCACTGAAGGCTAGGATGATGATCAGCATTTCTTAGCAATAAAGTAGTTTTAAGTTACGGTGTATACATTGTTTATTTAGACATAATATCCTCACATACTTAATAGGCTACAGTATAGTGTGAACATAACTTTTATGTGCACTGGGAAAGCAAAAATAGTTTTGTGACTCACTtgattgtgatatttgctttattgcagtgggctggaactgaacctgcaatATCTCTCGGGTGTGTCTGTTGGCACAGAAAGGGCACATTCTGGGAAGGCAGGTTAATTTATGTTTGTCTTCAGTTGCCAAGTGATGAGATTCTTGGGGGCAGGGACTTTGCCATATTCGTCTGGTATCCCATCACCCGACATCATGCCTGCTGCTTTCTAGAGCTTTataggaggaaggaaggaaggaagaaaggatgtGAGGAAAGAAataaggagggaagggagggagagaagaaggaaggaaggaaggggatttTGAGCAGCAAGAATTCAGGGAGGTCATTCCAGGTAGTGGAAACAAAATGCACAAATgctcaaggagtgtgtgacagcCGGGGGAACATGACGCCAGATGTTGTCACGAAGTCTGGAGTTTGTGAATGGATGCTTGAACATTCCTTGTCTGGCCATTCTAGCCTTCTTCCAACAAGCCTTCCTCAGGCAGCAGCGGGGTCAGCGGCTGCAGCTCCCTTGGTGACCAGGTTCTGCTATGTGGCTTAGAAACCTTTTCTGGAAGTTCAGCTCAGAGCACTTTCCTGCAACTTTTCCAGTGATTCTCAGAGTATCTGTGATAAATGAtctgttgctgtttttcaaaAGCTCTCCTGTGGGTTCTCCCGTGTACTACTACACAGCTCATGGCACGCAGCTCAGAATACCCACGGGAGTCTGTCATCTCTTCAGAGGGACATACCCATCAATCACTTTGGTGAACATCACAGCAAAGTCAAGTTGATGCAAACGCATCTGAACACTTACTCTCAAGTGACTGGGCCACAGCAGCCTGGAACATGGGTGCCTGACACCCAGCTTTGCCAACAGTGCCACCCAGTACTTGATGGTGACCCAGGGACCCAAACCTATCTTCTCTCTTGGGTAGTCTGAATGGGACACAGAAGCCATGAGAAAGCAGAGTTCAGAATTAAGATGAAGCCATGTATAAGTgagtttcccttgtggttcagctgataaagaatctgcctgcaatatgggagacctgggttcaattcctaggttgggaagatcccctggagaagggaaagactacccactccagtattctggcccagagaattccatggaccatatagttcatggggtagcaaaaagtcagacaccactgagcgacattcacttcacttcacttcatgtataAGCAGCAGGATGGAACAGGCAGAGGCCTTGAGGAACCAGAAACCACTGCAATTCAGGGGAGGGTGAGAAGAAGTCAGGAGAGCAAGCAGCTGACCCGAGGATGGTGGGTGTCAGAGTTGATACTGGGGCATTAGAGCTGCCCAGATAAAATTCCAGGGCCCCTTCCTGTTTTAGGAGAAGCTGCCTCAGTTCCCATGAGGCTGATAATACTCCCCACTTGTGAAATACTTGCCATCCCTGCTGGTCTCTGAGATCATATGAATGTGTCTCTCCCCTGCAACTCAGACTCAGGAGTGGAGAAGAGTTTTAACCTGGTTCCCTGAAAAACAGAATCTAAGAGTATAGCTTACATATGAATGTGTTACTGGGAGTGCAAAGCCTAGGAAGCAAGAGCGAAGGAAGAGGGGGAGTGaagcagggaaggaaggggaacACACAATACGATGCATACAGATCTAGTCACAGCATTGCTGCAAACACGACAGACCCTTCAGCCACCAACGAGGCTGCACAGAGCCCCATCAcaatgtcttcagttcagttcagttcagtcactcagtcgtgtccgactctttgtgaccccatggacggcaggatgccaggcctccctgtccaactcccagagtttactcaaactcatgtccattgagtcggtgatgccatccaaccatctcatcctctgccgtccccttctcctcctgccctcaatctttcccagcatcagggtcttttcaaataagtcagttcttcgcatcaggtggtcaaagtattggagtttcagcttcatcatcagtccttccagtgaatattcaggactgatttcctttaggatggactggttggatctccttgggaGGAAAAAGGCAGACAGTTGAAGGGATGGCTCCTTCCCATCACCTGCACCTCATCTGTGAGAGGATGCCCGCGGGGCATTAGCCACACATCCCCGCCACGTCATGGGGCTGTTAGAGGAGCCAGGATCTCTGTGGGTCTTGCCCAGTCTGAGCACAGGCACCAGCAAAGAAGTCCCTGGTCGGTGGCAGTGACAGGAACCAGATCTTTCCAACAGTGAGGATGGAGTGAGTCGTGGCAAGGGCTGTTCTGGGCAAGAAGCGAGGCTGAGGCCCAGGTGTGCAGACAGGGCTGAATGAATCTGGGCAGACTGGGTCTAGTAAGAAGTCTCCCTGGGGGAAGCGTCTGCTAAGCTGATTCTGGAGGATGAATTGATCATTGCCTGATAAAGGGATGGGGGAAGCCAATGGTGCAGAAGTCCCTTCATGTATGGAATCCTGCAGAAGTGAAAGCAGGATTTTGATTCCACTAAGTCTGAAGTTTGGGGCTGAGAAGAGAAATATGTTGAGAGCTGGTCACAGCCTTGTGTACCAGGCTATCTGGTTAAAATGTCCTTGGTTACTGGTAACAGAAGACCCCAATTCAGTTGATTTATTCATAAACAGCTAGGGAGAAAAGGGGGCAGACAGTTGAAGGGATGGctccttcccatctcctgcccctCTTCTGTGAGAGTTTGTCCACGGTGCACTAACAGGCCACACTTCCCCACCAGCTGATAGAGCGGCCAGGGTCCCCGCGGGTTGACAAGGACAAGTTACAACCTCACAAACTGGGAGTCTGGAGGTGAAATGGCTCTAGGCTTGCTTAATTTACTGACTCTATCATGCCATCGGATTCCTTCCATCTACAGACTAGCTCTCCTCCTGGTTACAAAATAACTGCCACAGATCCAAGCTTCACACCCAGACACAATAGCATCCATCAAAAGATGGACCCAACATCCTGCCTGATACTTTATAGAGGTGGCTGTCTCCCTTGGATCTCTATTTTAGAACAAGAAAAGTTTCACAGAAATCCCCCAGCAGAACTTTTGGCAATTTTCATGGTCTAGAATTGCATCTTGTCCAGGCCAAGAATTACAACTTGTCCAAACCCATTGCCCTGATTGGTTTATATTAACAAGGATTTACCTCTGAGTTAGGGGTACAGTCACCTCTGTTAAGAGTTGATACTTGAATAAATTTGGGGCTCTCTTAATAAGGAAGAAGGGGACTGGGTGATAAATCGATATATTAGGATGTAAGTTCTGCTGTTGTTACAGAAAACCTGAAATGACAGTGCCTGAAGCAAAATAGCAGTCTGTCTCTCCTGAAACAGTCATGAGGTTGGGAGCCGGACTGCCTCCATCTCACTGACCCACCACACCCAGATGCCACACTGACTGCTGTGTGCATTTCAGCCCCCGGGAAGGAGCAGAAGGACAAAGACAGGGCATGCGCTTCCTTTTAAGAGCATGACAGAAAACTGCACATGCTGCTTCTGCACATTACCTTGGCCAGGACTTAGACACATGTGTGATGTTGTGACttagaataagaaatatatatttgggcttcatctctgttcctggcacagagctcctaaaacccttgggatTTCCTAAGTGATGAAAGAAGCAAAGATGTCCTGTGTTGTTAGCGAGATGACTTTTAGAAGCACCCGAGTGTGGGGGCTGGTTGCTAGAACCAACCACCTGATTAGAGCCTTGGAACATTCAGCCCCACCCCCCTGACCTCCACGGAGAGGAGGGGGCCAGAGATTGAGCTCAACCACTAGTGGCCAATGATTCAATCAGTTGTGCCTatgtaattattcagttc from Muntiacus reevesi chromosome 2, mMunRee1.1, whole genome shotgun sequence harbors:
- the ITPRIPL2 gene encoding inositol 1,4,5-trisphosphate receptor-interacting protein-like 2; this translates as MSVHYTLNLRVFWPLVTGLCTALVCLYHVLRGNGGARNEPPDGADGGFPLLKVAVLLLLGYILLRCRHAVRQRFLPGPPRLGGHSAFSSKHFPEPSLDILLESYYEHEVRLSPHVLGHSKAHVSRIVGELVRAGRARGSPGPIPGGALALAFRGDFIQVGSAYEQHKIRRPDGFDVLVPLRLPPLVALEPRSLGAEPELAPAFHGCFVCALKAPPGTSGGHWLRDCKPFSDGFCVDVRGRRLLSATLVLRWFQAHLQRSLATVRYSLEGRCRVSLTPGGLEQPPTLHILPCRTDYGCCRLSMAVRLIPAVHLGDSVFLVAPPPPPSPAGPLSELPGGLRGDALWGVNTARQEQKLLSWLQERAPPGACYLKCLQLLKALRDLGARGLDPTAAAQWGRILSSYVLKSALLAVLQREGAPAPGWDEAHLGERLEELVLFLRDCLLRRRTLFHCVLGPGGAATEVGPLPKVLREAAPVDLLAAFDRQVRELAAARLLSTWRRLPQLLRAYGGPRYLVRCPPPRSQRTQGFPEDEP